DNA sequence from the Brachyhypopomus gauderio isolate BG-103 unplaced genomic scaffold, BGAUD_0.2 sc102, whole genome shotgun sequence genome:
cagagtacaagCACAGGAGCTGATTTGTTAACAAGGGGCCTCACTCAGACACAGCTGACTGCACAATTTGCACACTGTTGTGTGAAGCGTATGTGAGacgtatggtgtgtgtgtgtgtgtgtgtgtgtgtgtgtgagcagggggGCATTGGCCTCAGTCCATTATGCGTTTTCTGTTTGAGTGATCTCTTTGACCTTGAACTGACATAATAAGCTGAGTCTAATCTGTTCACTCTATATATTCTAATGtgtatgctctctctctccccctccccctttttccctctctctccctctctctctctctcccccatctctctctctctctctccctctctctctctctctctccctctccctctctccctctccctctctctctctctctctctctctctccctctccctctccctctctctctctctctctctctctctctctctcccctctcctgttCTGGTGGGTGTAGTATATCCATGGGTCTGCCCCTCAGCCCGTCTGCTGACTCCGCCCGCTCTGCCCGCCATGCCCTCTCTCTCATCGCCACGGCGAGGCCGCCTGCCTTCATCACCACTATCGCCAAGGAggtcacgctcacacacgcacgctcacacacacacacacacacacacacacgctcacacacacacatacatatatacatacacacacataaatacacacacacacgcacgccacacacacacgcacgctcacacacacacacacacgctcacacacacacatacatatatacatacacacacataaatacacacacacacacacacgcacgccacacacacacgcacgctcacacacacacacacgcacgctcacacacacacacatacatatatacatacacacacataaatacacacacacacgcacgctcacacacacacacacacacacacacgctcacacacacacatacatatatacatacacacacataaatacacacacacacacacgcacgccacacacacacgcacgctcacacacacacacacacacacacacgctcacacacacacacatacatacacacacataaatacacacacacacacacacgcacgctcacacacacacacacacacacgctcacacacacacacacactcacacacacacacacacacacacacacacacacgcacgctcacacacacacacacacacacacacacacacacacacacacacacacacacagttattaactccctttctttttctctcttgcacatgcagacacaaatcacacactcactctcacacgcacacacctttctttctctcttaatAGCTTCAGTGCATCTGTagttaaacgtgtgtgtgtgtgtgtgtgtgtgtgtgtgtgtgtgtgtaggtgcacaGGCACACTGCCATGCAGTCTCAGGGCTCTCAGTCACAGCAGAGTGTTCACACCAGCACTCTGGCCCGAGCCAaagctgagatcttgcgtgtcATCGAGATCCTCGTTGAGAAGATGCCCTCAGACGTGGTGGACCTGCTGGTGGAGGTAGCAcattccaccatcaccaccatacccctcacacacacctctataactcccacacacacacactctttgagTGATCTCTCCAATACGCATACACACGTatccaaatacacacacatagacgcCAACATTCTCCCACACTCAGCagtactcacacactctcacacacaccccccccaccctcttctctctctcctctaggtGATGGACATTATTATGTACTGCATTGAAGGTTCTCTGGTCAAGAAGAAGGGCCTCTCAGAGTGCTTCCCTACTATCtgcaagtaagtgtgtgtgtgtgtgtgagtgtgtgtgagtgtgtgtgagtgtgtgtgtgtgtgtgtgtgtgtgtgtgtgtgtgagtgtgtgtgagtgtgtgtgagtgtgtgtgagtgtgtgtgtgtgtgtgtgtgtgtgtgtgcgcgagtgcgcGTGCgtgagtgcgcgtgtgtgagtgcgcgtgtgtgagtgcgcgtgtgtgagtgcgcgtgtgtgagtgcgcgtgtgtgagtgcgcgtgtgtgagtgcgcgtgtgtgagtgcgcgtgtgtgagtgtgtgtgtgtgcgcgtttgtgtgtgtgtgcgcgtttgtgtgtgtgtgcgcgtttgtgtgtgtgtgcgcgtttgtgtgtgtgtgcgcgtttgtgtgtgtgtgcgcgtttgtgtgtgtgtgcgcgtttgtgtgtgtgtgtgtgtgtgtttgtgtgtgtgtgtgtgtatgtgtgtgtgtgtgtgtgtgtgtgtgtgtgtgtgtgtgtgtgtgtttgtgtgtgtgtgtgtgtgtgtgtgtttgtgtgtgtgtgtgtgtgtgtgtgtgtgtgtgtgtgtgtgtgtgtgtgtgtgtgtggttaatgagcagttgaagCTGCTGATCTCTCTTATACCTATAAAGGTAATGAGGAAGCAAGAGAGTAGCCTTAGGTGGTTTGACCtttaaaggtcagaggtcaaactACAGGTGACAGTGATGGACAGGTTTCTGATGAATGTGGGCTGGTACCTAATCTCTTCCCATcgcactcacccccaccctacacatctctctctatcttcctccccctctctctctccctctccccccctctctctctctccctccctctccctctctctctctctctctctctctctctcttcctctctccctctcaattcaattcaataatgctttattggcatgactgtaacaatgtacactgttgccaaagcaatgaaacaataaacaaacataaataattaatgaTACCGTCAGTGGAAAATACATGTTttacattaaataattaaaataaataaaataaaagaggtttacaaaatcatacacattaatACTAACAATAATAATGAACTGATTAATAAAGTTGTAATGATTAGTAGTGATTAGTGTGACTGGTTGTCTCTCAGGTTGTGACAGGCTGTGATGTAGAGAGCTGAGAGTGTGATGAGGTCATTCTTCTCTCCTAATATATAACTGAGCTTCTCTGTGTTAGTGAGGTCTATGAACTCAGGACAGACACGGATCACTCTCTGATAGTATTTCTCTCTGAGGGAGGAGTATCTGGTACACTCAGTCaggaagtgcagctctgtctccaccactgacccatcacagTGAGAGCACAGTCTGGCCTCTCTGGGTGACCAGGTCTGTCTGTGTCGACCCGTCTCGATGGCCAGACTGTGTTCACTGAGTCTGTACATCGTTAGAATCTTTCTGAGTTTTGGATCTTTAATTGTGTTGAGGTATTCTGCTAGTGTGTAGTCTCTGTTCAGGAGGGAGTAGCACTGCAGCTTGTGCTGGTGTTGGGTAGTTtgggtccagtgtgtgtggtactgtTCCTTTAGTGTGGTGATGATGTGGTTGGGTCTGATtgtttgggtgagtgtgtggtgggggtgtgtggagtgtgtgaggtcagTGGGTGTGAGGTCAGTGAGGTTGAGGATCAGTTGGCTGAGGGGACTCTTGTGGATGTTCTGCTCCTGACTGGACAGGGCTTTGTAGTGCAGTGTTCGGGGGTCACTGGATTTAATATGTTTCCAGAAGTTCAGAGCTCTTTTCTGGATGGTGAGTATGAGGGGGTACTGTCCCAGCTCAGCTCTGGAGGCGTTATTCGGGGTCTTTCTCTGCACATGAAGGATGTTCTTACAAAACTCTGTGTGCAGCATTTCTATGGGGTGTTTGTCCCAGCTCGGGTAATCATGCTTTGTTAGTGGTCCCCATACTTCACTGCTGTAGAGGGCAATGGGCTCTATTActgatttaaatattttaagttTAATTTTGATTGGAATTTCAATTTTGATTGATTTGTTGATGGCAAAGAGTGCTCGTCTCGCTTTTTCTTTAAGCTCCTTCACAGCCAGGCCAAAACTCCCTGTGGAGGTGATTGTTATGCCCAAATAAGTGTATTTATTAGTTTGCTCAATATTTCTGTTATTAATTGTAAAAATATGGTTGTTACTTTTAGATTTGTTCTGGaatattaatatttttgttttctggTAGTTTATTTTTAAAGCCCATGATTGACAAAATTTCTGTAGAAGGTCTAAACTTTGTTGAAGACCCTCTTTTGTGGGAGATAGCAGGACTAGGTCGTCTGCGTAGAGGAGACATTTTATGTTTGTGTCCCCGAGAGAGAGGCCGGGAATATCAGTACATTTATCTAATTTTTCTGCGAGTTCATTAATATAGATGTTAAACATGGTGGGACTCAGAGTACAGCCTTGGCGTACACCACGCGATTGTGTGAAAAATTCAGTTCGCAGTGATCCCATTTTTACTGCACATTTACTATTTGAATACATTGATTTGATGACATCATATAATTTCCCTCCCACTCCAATATCAATAAGTTTATATAATAATCCATTGTGCCAAATTGAGTCAAATGCTTTTTgaaaatcaataaaacatgcaaatattttctctttattttgggtgatgtaattattaataaGGGTGTGGAGAGTAAAAATATGATCTGACGTTCTATAGTTTGGTAGGAATCCAATCTGACATTTATTGATTATGTTGTGATCTGTTATAAAATCTGTTAATCTTTTGTTTAGGATGCTGCAGAAGACCTTTCCAAGATTACTGCTGACACAAATTCCTCTATAATTGTTTGGTTCAAATTTATCACCTGATTTGTAGATTGGGGTTATGAGTCCTTCATTCCAGATTGATGGGAAATGACCTACATTTAAAACTAGATTGAAAATTTTTAAAATTGCCAATTTGAATTTGTGATTGGTATGTTTTAACATTTCATTTAAGATGCCGTCTGTTCCAGAGGCTTTTCTAGGTGGTAGAGCTTTGAGCTTTTCCTCTAAATCTTCTATTATGATTGGAGAATCCAGGGGGTTTTGATTATCCTTAATTACTGTTTCAAAAATTTTCAATTTCTCTTCAATTATTTGTTGATCTTCATTTATTTCTGGGATTCTGTAAAGAGTTTCAAAGTGATTTTTCCAGATGTCTCCGTTTGTAATGGTTAAATCATGATGGTGTGTATTGTTTAGTGATTTCCAGTTTTCCCAGAATGAATTAGAGTTTAATGATTCTTCTAAATTGTTGATTTGATTTTGGATGTGTTTGTACTTCTTtgctttgagtgtgtgtttgtattcttTTAGTGTCTCACAATATTTTGTACGTAAATGTTCATTTAGTGGTTCTCTGTGTTTTTGATTGGATAAATGTCTGAGttcttttctcttatttttgcAGTCCTGATCAAACCATGTGTTTAACTGAGTTGTACTGGGTTTGTGTTTCTTGATTGTGATATTTGATTTGTGGACTGCATGACTAAAGATGGAGGTCAGATCTTTTACAGCTTCATTAATTCCTTCTTGGTTTGGGGGGTATGAGGTGTCTGATATGAAGGTATCTAGGAGAGATTGGATGTCTGGACTGTTGATTACCTGTGTGTATTTGTCAGTGCTGTCCTGAGTCCACTTGAGGGGTGGTGTGAGTTTGTACatgttggtgggtgtgtggtgtttattGTGGGTGAGTGAACGGTTTAAATACAGTGTAATTTGGCTGTGGTCAGATAAGGGTGTTAATGGCTGGACTGTGAAGGCTCTTAGAAACACTGGATCCAGATCTGTCATAAAATAATCCACCGCATTGCTCCCCAGAGCTGAGCTGCAGGTGAAATTACCAAACGAGTCCCCTCTCAGTCGTCCATTCACGATGTACAGACCCAGGCTTCGACAGAGCTGCAGTAAGCTTTTCCCATGTGCGTTTACAGAGGTGTCACAGTTCTTTcgaggggagtgtgtgggagagtggaTGTTGTTTCCTGTGAGGAAGTGATCACCTTGTGGATTTATAAAATCTAACTGTTTTCCTGTTCTGGCATTCAGATCTCCACAGATCACCACATGACCTTGTTTTTGAAAGTAACTAATTTCTTTTTCGAGAACAGGAAACGTTTCATTATTGAAATAGGGCGATTCTAACGGGGGGATGTAAATTGCACATAGGAACACATTTTGAGGGGTTGAAGTGATCTGTTTATTAATCTTTAGCCATAAATAATTGGTTCCTTTTGTCAGTGTTTGAATGGAGTGGATGAGTTCAGATTTAAACCATATTAGCATCCCTCCTGAGTCTCTACCCTGAGCCACTCCTCTTGACTTGGTGGAGGGAACGACTATCTCTCTGTACCCTGAGGGACAACCAGTGGGTCCATCTCCTCTATACCATGTCTCCTGTACAATTAATATATCAATATCTTTGATCTTATTTACAAAGTCAGGATTTCTACTTTTTAAACCAAACAAAGATGATTTCAAACCTTGAATATTCCAAACAGAGATACGATAAGATGACATTTTTTCTGAACTAGATTGTGTTATTTCTATTCCGAAatgagaaaaataaacaaacaaataaaagaactatgaaggataaattaaTTATCATATTTCTATACATAAATACAGGCAGTTAAACATTAATTGAAATTCACCTTTACAGTGTCTTACCACAGACCATGACCCATCAGCCGTGTGCAGATGTTGCTGAGTATCTGCCCAATGTCTCTGAGCTCTGAGGCGTTGGGGTTAGTTGTCCTACTGAGGGCCTGAGCGTAGGTCAGTGTACCTGGTCTGGTCTGCAGGTCAGGGGGAGGTGGGACTGGACCCTGTGGCACTGTTGTAGTCTGGGGACCTGTGATGTGACCTGTTGTTGGGCTGTGGATGTCATAGTGGCTCCTCTCCCTGGTGTATTGTGATGGGTGACGGCGAGGTGTTGGTGCTCTGTGTGGGGCGGGTTGTGGAGGTGCTCTCTGGGTTCCTCTGATGTTCTGCTGGGAGGAGGGGCTGCGGGAAAGAGTGACGTCCTTTAACTTCTTGGCGAAGACAGGAACTGTCTTTTTGAGAAGGTGGACGTGATCATAGAGGCAATCAGTGTCCAGAGCAGGGTGATGAGCGAGGTGGATGTTTGGGTGGAGGGCGCAGTCTCTGGAGATACTGGCATTGATTTTttggatggtgtgggggtggaggtcgTTGCGGGGCAGTAAGGTGGATATTATAATTTTTGAGTTGGGGAAGGTGTTGCTGGCCTTCTCCATCACTGCTCTCAGGGACATGGACACTCTTTCTTGTTGGGTCCTGAGGTCGTTTGTACCCGTGTGGATGATGATGTGGCTTGGAGACCCCAGGTTTCTCTCTGTGAGGAGCTCCAGTGCTCTCTGTGTAGATGGG
Encoded proteins:
- the LOC143497180 gene encoding WD repeat-containing protein 7-like, whose translation is MDVSAVLMGLLELCADAEKQLANISMGLPLSPSADSARSARHALSLIATARPPAFITTIAKEVHRHTAMQSQGSQSQQSVHTSTLARAKAEILRVIEILVEKMPSDVVDLLVEVMDIIMYCIEGSLVKKKGLSECFPTICKFYMVAYCDRSYRVAVGARQGSVALYDVRTGKCQVGTHTHTHSLTHIHTLTY